A region of the Candidatus Tiamatella incendiivivens genome:
ATTAGTCCAGTACCTTAGAAGAGGCATTGCCTCGTGAGTGAGGGGGGTTACGACAAGTACACCCTTCTCCTCAGATTCAACAGGCTCACCTGTTTTAGGGTCAACTATCTCTACAAGGTAGTGATCCTCCCAGACATGGAGGCCGTCATGGATGGGGCATTCTCCACCTACTCCAGGCCCGTATAACTCGCTCATACCATAGACATCATAAGCCTCTATATCCCATATAGATTCTATCCTCCTCCTCAGCTCCTCAGTCCACATTTCAGCGCCGAGCAGTGCTGTGCGAACCAGTGTATCCCTCTTCAAGTCTACCCCCATTTCCAGCGCCGCCTCAGCTAAACGTATCATGTAATTGGGAACTGCAGCGATTGCCGTGGCGTTTAAATCCCTGATCATTATTATATTCCTCCTAGTATATCCTGTGCCTGCTGGAACTACTGTCGCTCCAAGGCGTAGGCCCCCGTAGTGGAAGCCTAAGCCGCCTGTGAACCAATGGTATCCGAGGGCTACATAGACTGTATCTCCACTTGATACGCCTTGCATGCTCATGGTTCTAGCCATTAAACTACCCCAGCTTTCCAGGTCCCCTCTAGTGTAGGCAACTACAGTAGGTTTACCTGTTGTTCCACTGCTAGCGTGCAGCTCAACTACTTCTTCCAAAGGAACGCTTATCATCCCATACGGATAGTTGTCCCTTAATTGTTGTTTACGGGTGAAGGGAAGCTTCGATACATCCGATAGTTCCCTGATGTCACTTGGAGTTATATTGTTCTCCTTC
Encoded here:
- a CDS encoding phenylacetate--CoA ligase, whose amino-acid sequence is MKTITKPVKETVGFFDPIETAGRDVIEKVKLKRFKWTVKHAYENNMYYRRVMKENNITPSDIRELSDVSKLPFTRKQQLRDNYPYGMISVPLEEVVELHASSGTTGKPTVVAYTRGDLESWGSLMARTMSMQGVSSGDTVYVALGYHWFTGGLGFHYGGLRLGATVVPAGTGYTRRNIIMIRDLNATAIAAVPNYMIRLAEAALEMGVDLKRDTLVRTALLGAEMWTEELRRRIESIWDIEAYDVYGMSELYGPGVGGECPIHDGLHVWEDHYLVEIVDPKTGEPVESEEKGVLVVTPLTHEAMPLLRYWTNDISYLYDSDSCDCGRTMRKIGRIAGRADDMLVINGVNVFPSSIEAMLLGVDGVSPNYRVIVYRESGLDKMRIEVEAGDDVAREKYMALERLVKSRLREVLLMNPRVEVVEPGSLDRVDGGKAKRIIDLRK